Proteins co-encoded in one Arachis hypogaea cultivar Tifrunner chromosome 11, arahy.Tifrunner.gnm2.J5K5, whole genome shotgun sequence genomic window:
- the LOC112720921 gene encoding uncharacterized protein, which yields MYVCLDGCKKGFKAGCCPLIGLDGAFLKTQFGGQILSAVAHDANNHIYPIAWAIVDVENKENWRWFLDMLLDDLGDYMANKWAFMSDMQKGLASAVKELMPNVHHRCVWHLWKNFNKQWKEQEYRGLLWECARETTRHGFDQKMDRLKRLNEGAWAYLDKWPKEAWTRAYFRHDQKIDNICNNACEVFNSRIKEYRAKPIITLLEEVRMFAMRSIAKNKVKLSHHVGKLPPIQHSRLQKIRKESQKWTPIWSGDEEYQRFEIHGWPTNMAVDLGKSICTCRFWQITGMPCVHACAAISKINRNAEDFCHHWLTMEAYRDTYKHSLNPIPGQDL from the exons ATGTATGTATGCCTGGATGGATGTAAGAAGGGTTTTAAGGCTGGCTGCTGCCCACTGATCGGACTCGACGGAGCCTTCTTGAAGACTCAGTTTGGGGGACAAATACTCTCAGCAGTGGCTCACGACGCCAACAACCATATATATCCAATTGCGTGGGCAATTGTTGATGTTGAGAATAAAGAGAATTGGAGGTGGTTTTTGGACATGCTACTTGATGACTTGGGTGACTACATGGCTAACAAATGGGCTTTTATGTCAGACATGCAAAAG GGTTTGGCTTCAGCAGTAAAGGAGCTTATGCCCAATGTACACCATCGATGTGTCTGGCATCTATGGAAGAATTTTAACAAACAATGGAAAGAGCAGGAGTACAGAGGACTATTATGGGAGTGTGCTAGGGAAACAACTCGCCATGGTTTTGATCAGAAGATGGATAGGTTAAAGAGACTCAACGAGGGAGCTTGGGCATATTTGGATAAGTGGCCTAAAGAAGCATGGACTAGGGCATATTTCCGACACGATCAAAAAATTGATAACATTTGTAACAATGCCTGCGAGGTTTTTAACTCGAGGATCAAGGAATACAGAGCTAAGCCTATAATCACCTTGTTAGAGGAGGTTCGGATGTTTGCGATGCGGTCCATTGCAAAAAACAAGGTCAAGTTATCCCACCATGTTGGTAAGCTCCCACCAATCCAACATAGTAGATTGCAGAAAATTCGGAAAGAATCTCAAAAATGGACACCGATCTGGAGTGGAGACGAAGAGTATCAAAGATTTGAGATCCACGGTTGGCCTACCAACATGGCTGTTGACTTGGGAAAGAGCATATGCACCTGTAGATTTTGGCAAATAACAG GCATGCCGTGTGTCCATGCATGTGCAGCCATCTCCAAGATAAATCGAAATGCTGAGGATTTTTGTCATCATTGGCTGACCATGGAAGCTTATAGAGATACCTACAAGCACTCTCTCAATCCAATACCAGGACAAGATCTTTAG
- the LOC112720922 gene encoding uncharacterized protein yields MVKSLKNKYNLNMLGLIETKREILTKYDVARLWGISTAGWDFVESIGSAGGLLLMWDDGVFKVHNRYKGERWLCVEGVLTRANFPCAFCLVYGAHGREAKKVVWEELSYVAGLCQVPFCFLGDFNEILHVEDRKGGASLPASAEEFKSWVHDMQLLDLSLTDRKYTWFRGRSCSQIDRVLVNIEWTERFLDIRLKGGPRGLSDHYPLILEGTRLGGGPRPFRSLDAWFTHEDFL; encoded by the coding sequence ATGGTGAAATCTTTGAAGAATAAATACAACTTGAACATGTTAGGATTAATTGAAACAAAAAGGGAAATACTTACAAAATATGATGTTGCACGGCTTTGGGGAATTAGTACTGCTGGGTGGGACTTTGTGGAGTCTATAGGATCGGCTGGGGGACTGTTATTGATGTGGGATGATGGAGTGTTTAAAGTACATAATAGATATAAAGGTGAGCGTTGGCTATGTGTGGAAGGCGTGTTAACCAGGGCCAACTTCCCCTGTGCTTTTTGTTTGGTGTACGGGGCGCATGGGAGGGAGGCGAAGAAGGTGGTGTGGGAAGAGCTAAGCTATGTGGCAGGTTTGTGTCAGGTCCCATTCTGCTTTTTAGGGGACTTTAATGAAATCTTACATGTGGAGGATCGAAAAGGGGGGGCTAGTTTGCCGGCATCAGCAGAAGAGTTTAAGAGTTGGGTGCATGACATGCAATTGCTGGATTTGTCTCTTACGGATCGAAAGTATACATGGTTTAGGGGACGATCATGTAGTCAGATTGATAGGGTGTTGGTCAATATTGAGTGGACTGAGCGGTTTCTGGATATTCGGCTGAAAGGGGGCCCAAGGGGGTTGTCAGATCATTACCCATTGATTTTGGAAGGTACAAGGTTAGGCGGGGGCCCTAGACCATTCAGAAGTCTGGATGCTTGGTTCACGCATGAGGACTTTCTGTGA